From a single Melospiza georgiana isolate bMelGeo1 chromosome 5, bMelGeo1.pri, whole genome shotgun sequence genomic region:
- the CLDN23 gene encoding claudin-23 gives MRTPAEMIVGLVLCPCGLLLTLTGTLAPSWRQVSLVPDQPMDVIWEQGIWDICRERQSTHDRLCGQADELGYFEQVPVRVAQGLMPSSLVVTLVGLVVAALGVRCWQPEPRHLVAGVAGLVLLLSGLMSLVPSSWYTQELWALPAPPGSTLTVGYSLVLSYLGSCLEILGGLALALSFHHCCKERRAPKFPPTPGTEAGSGSSRAYNNPWDVLEDEKDGQRWGRSPPCDSDL, from the coding sequence ATGCGGACGCCGGCGGAGATGATCGtggggctggtgctgtgccccTGCGGGCTCCTGCTGACACTCACGGGCACGCTGGCACCCAGCTGGAGGCAGGTGAGCCTCGTACCTGACCAGCCCATGGACGTCATTTGGGAGCAGGGCATCTGGGACATATGCAGGGAGCGGCAGAGCACCCACGACCGCCTCTGCGGGCAGGCCGACGAGCTGGGCTACTTCGAGCAGGTGCCCGTGCGGGTGGCCCAAGGGCTGATGCCCTCCTCGCTCGTGGTCACCCTGGTGGGCTTGGtggtggctgccctgggtgttCGCTGCTGGCAGCCCGAGCCCCGGCACTTGGTGGCCGGCGTGGCAGGGCTGGTCCTGCTCCTCTCCGGGCTGATGAGCCTCGTGCCCAGCTCCTGGTACacccaggagctgtgggcactgcctgcCCCGCCTGGCAGCACGCTGACCGTAGGCTACAGCTTGGTGCTGAGCTATTTGGGAAGCTGTCTGGAAATCCTGGGGGGGCTGGCCCTCGCCCTTAGCTTCCATCACTGCTGCAAGGAGCGCAGAGCTCCCAAATTTCCCCCCACCCCTGGGACAGAGGCTGGCTCGGGCTCCAGTAGAGCTTACAACAAtccctgggatgtgctggaggATGAGAAAGATGGACAGCGCTGGGGGAGAAGCCCACCTTGTGACTCTGACTTGTAG